The bacterium DNA segment ACTCATCCCTCCCTCGTTGATCACGAACAGAGACTGCGCGAACTCCTCGAAGAGAAGCTTGTTTCTACGAGAGATGAACACGTCTATCTTACATCACTCGCTCATGCAGAAGAGTATATTGCTACCTTTGCAGTAGAAAGACTGACGCCTCGCAAAAAAATGCTCCTTGATGAGCTAGAGATGGAAAAAGCCATACGAAGAGTTGAGGGCGACCTTGCTATTACATTTAGCAATGAGCAAAGAAAGGCAGTGCATGCTGCTCTTTCCTACCGTTTGCTCCTCCTTACTGGGGGACCAGGCTGCGGGAAAACAACTGTCACCCGTGCTATTGTGGAAGCGTTAGCAGAGGCGGGCTGCAATATTGCACTCACGGCTCCTACTGGAAGAGCAGCGCAGCGCATGTCTCAGGTTTGCAATCTCCCTGCGAAGACAATTCACCGGCTTCTTCGTTTTGACCCATTTACTCGGCGGTTTATTCACAACGAGTCTTTTCCGATTGAACAAGATGAAAAGCAAGTAGATGCAATTATCGTCGATGAGTCGTCGATGATAGACCTTCTCTTAGCTCAATCACTGTTTTCTGCCATACCACATAACGCGACAATCATCCTTGTGGGAGATAAAGACCAGCTCCCGTCTGTAGGACCTGGAAGAGTGTTTGGTGAGCTCCTGTCTATTACCGAGATTCCAACCATTACCTTATCCCAACTCTATCGTCGGGAAGAAACATCGAGAATCAATGACATCGCATATCAGATTAATGCTGGTCTAGATCCACAAATTCCAGAACCAGATGGAGTAACGAAATCAGATGCATACTTCCTTGAACGCACTGATTCAGAAGAAGCTGCTAGTACCATTGAGCGACTCTTCATAGAACAAATCCCGAAGAAATTCGGCATTGCACCCGGTGATATTACTGTATTAACTCCCTCAAATCGGGGGCCACTTGGAACTATTCAACTCAATGAACGACTGCAACGAGCTGTACTTGGGCAACACGATCGAGCATTTACCCTGACAAATTCCGATATCTCATTCTATGAGGGTGACAGAGTATGCCAGCGAAAGAATAACTATCAGATCGATGAGTTTGGTGTCTTCAATGGAGATACCGGAACTATTGTAGAGATAGATGATTCGGGCAAAGAGCTCACGGTAGAACTTTGGGATGGGAGACTCATCAATTACTCTGAGAATGACATTCAGCAACTCACCCTGGCTTATGCCCTTACTGTTCATCGGTCTCAGGGAAGCGAAATCCCGTGTGTCGTTCTCGCTCTCAATGAATCGCACTACACGCTTTTAGAGCGCCAGCTCATATACACAGCTGTAACTAGAGCAAAGAAGCTGCTAATCGTGGTAGGTTCGCGAAAGTCGCTTTCCCTTGCCAGTAGAAGAGCACAAAGTAAAAAGCGCTTTTCTAGCCTCAAAGGGCGAATAGAAACCATTTTACGCTAAATATCGTAGGGCAAGAGTGCCCATGAAGTGCTCAGCTGAGTGTTGCCGTTAAGAAGGGATCTTTGGAAGACGAAACAGCAATATGTCAGGATTATGAAACCCGTACGTGCCTCCACTCGACTTCACACTATGCACGAGCTCTCCATCCCGAAGAACCCGTTCGATTCTCCGTCGGACGAATTCATCAGTGCGGGGCTGAGAAAAGTATCTATCAAACCAGAGGCTAGAGAGAAGTAAATAATCGAAATTCGCAGCGGCCAACCTCTCTAGCTCCAACTCCTGTCCAATCCGGTCACTCGGTGCATAGGTAACTTGGAAGTGTTCTTGAGATAGCTCAGGGGAATATTGCTTATGATCGATATAAATCCGACTCCCATGCGGAATCTCTCTCTCAATCCAGCGCGCCATCTGCAAACGAGTATCTGGAACAAGCTCTTGATGCAGAATACGTGTTGTAAAAAGAGGCACAAAGAGAGACAGTCCACTCACTAACAGAAAGCTCTTCTTTTTCGCAAACATCTGATCAGAAAAGGCTCCTATTAAGAGCGCAAAATATGGAAGGCACGGAAGAATATATCGCTCTGGTTGAGGAGCAGGTTTTGCCTTTACATACTCTGCTGGAAAATAAAATGCGAGCAGCACAGCAATAACAAGCAATGCGGGCATGTTCCTTTTGCGCAAGAAAAATCCAAACGCAATAAGCCCAAGGAAGAATGGTGGCGCGGTTACCCCTTTATAGAGGCTCCTTTCAACATGATACATCCAGTATTGAGACCAAGGAGTGATCGCAAAGAGGTGCCCATTTTGCATATGTTGCTGCTCGAAGAGAAAGTCTTCCACAAATTTTGTCGAGTTCAGCAAGACATACGGAGAGCACACAAGAAATGCAAGAGGAACAGCAACGAGGGCAAGCACAAGGGCAAACCATACTTTTCGATCCCGGGGAATCCATCGACCCTCTATAGCCAAAGCGCCCAGCACTGGAATTACAGCTGACATCAAGCCAGAGTATTTTACGGAGGCAGAGCAACCTGCTGCGATACCTGCAAGTACTAACCAAAAACTTTTCTTACTTCTCAATGCATAGACGGCAAATAGCGTAGAAAGTAGAACAAAAAATGTGAGCAATGAGTCCTCTTTGAGATACCGACTGCATGTAACATGCAGTGGAAAAACGGCAAGTAAAGAAGCAGCGAGCAGCCCCGCTCTGGTTGAAAAGAGCTTTTTTCCGATGAGATACGTGAGCACGATTGAAAAGATGCCCGCTAGAGCACTTACGAGTCTCCCTGATAGAATAAGGCTCTCTTGAAAGGCGCCAGAGAAAAATCCAAATGCATGACCAGCAAGATTCAAACCATACGTGCAATAGAGAAGAAGCGTTGGATGAAGAAAATAATTGGGGTCGGGCGTTCCGCTATTATACATACGCATAACAGCATTGAGCTTCGCCACCTCATCAGGATGATAATTCAGTGGAAGACCGAAAGAGATGCCAGAAAATCGAAAGTAGCTGCCCAAAGCAACAATCAAAGAAACAAGGCACGCCCTGCCCCACCTTCGCTGCTTGTCGACTGCTGAAACTGAGTTGCCTTCGTCAAGCACCGTTTGAGCCAAAGATGCGCCAAAAAGCATCACACACAAGACTCCCCATAGTGGAAAGAGCCTACTGAACGGTGCCAGTTGAAGTGTACTCAAAAGCCATCCACTACATGTCAGAAGAATCAATCCAACAGGCACACGGTATGAAATTGGTGCGATTTCAAGTGCCAACAAGACGAGGAACAACACAAAGGCCGTAATTAACAAAACAACTTGTGGAGCAACAACTGGAAAACCCAGCTTTGAGCCGAGAGAAAGTCCGCTTAATTGAACTCCTAATTTCCTCTGATCGGCACCGCCAGGGGTGAAGGGATTGAAAACCCGAATCACAACTGTTCTCGGTTCGCACCCACCCGTCAAAAAGAGGCGAACCGTGGTATCCTGCAACACTTCGAGTCTTTTTATCTCTTCCCCACAGAGCTCAAATGATAGCAGAGCAGGGGGCTGCCCCTCTGGACGCCAACTCTTCAGACTTAAATCTATCCGATTCCCTCTCTGAGAAAGCCGAGGCAAACGTATGGTAGCTCCATCCTCAATCCATCCATCGCGAGCGATAGAGGAGAAGGCATGATGATCTTCGTGTGGTGTCAAATAGGTTGGATATCCAAGGGTAAGCCCGATGAAAACGGCTATCACACCAAAAAATATCAAGGAAAGAAATCGTTTGTACTTCTCGCGTTTTGCTTGAATGCTTGTACCAAAATTCACGATACGTCTCCTGTATCACCTTGCAACCATACACCCAGAGCATGAATATCAACGATGGCTGAAAAATCATCCCGGAATACTAGTGGAGGAAAACTCCCCGTAGCTACCTTAGAGGGAAGCTGTTTGTAGGCATAACGCTCTGGCTCTAGCGCTGTTAACGAACGAACAAGTGCTCCTAAAGGAGGGTGAAAGCTCTCTTTCTTGAGCTCTTCTGGGTAAAACCGCTTCCGTCGAAACACAAAATAATCAATGCCTTCAGGATACAGAAGGTCATATACCTCCTGCAAACTCTGAGCATAGTGTGCTCTGAAAGAGACTTCCAAGCGTCGCTCTATTTCTTGGCGATACCGAGAGTAAAACGGATGATAGGTCTCATTCGTTGCATACGCCCTTCGTTCTCCCAAAAGCATCATCCCATCGATTAGCCGTGGCTCACCTGCAAATAGCGAATCTCTCGACGTATATTCTTTTGCCCACAAAAAAAGTTTGCCGTGCTTGGTATATGAGTAATTAAAATTTGCAGACCCCTGCAATCCACTACCAGAGCCGAGAATGATGAATCCAGCTAAAACAAATAAGCCCAAGGCTCCCCTCCAGGAATTTGTTGGCGAATGAATCTCATCGGTTGCTTCTCGTTGCCGAGAGTCAAACACTCTCCAGACCAAAATAGGAAAGGTCATTATCCAAAATAAACCAAGTGGAAACTGGAGATGCCGATTTGGCACATACAACCAAAATGCAAGTGGTCGCGATAGAAGGTAGACAATCAGAATAGAAACAAGAAAAGCATAAAAAATACCGGGAAGAGATGATCGCTTACGAGCGACTTCACACGCTATCATTCCAACGAACAACAACAGCACCAGAGCTGGCATATAGTACTCAACGAACGGCCCTGGATTATACAAGCGCCCCAAAAATGGTAAAAAACCAAAGGTCAGAATCTCAGCTGGAATCGTCGGAAAAGGGAGGAATGCAAATCGACCATCCGGGACCTGAAACTGCGGCATATCAACTGCCTCTGCAAGGCTTACCATCTGACCGACATCTTCAGGACGCTGAACAACAAAAAATGTTACTGCAGCATATACCGGTACTAACACCACAAGACGCCAAAACGGCTTCGACATCTCTCTCTGCCCACCGACAAACAATGAAACAAAAAGCCACAAACCGTATGCGACACCACAGACAAAGGCTGTTGGAGGATTACTGAGACATCCAAGGAAAAGGATGATCAGTATCGCGGTATGATTTTTCCTGAGAGCAAAATAGCAGATTGCCGGTATGAGCACTGCTGCCCATCCACGCGGTAATCCGCCAGTCATTCTTTGAATGAGATAACGGCAATGTAGGAACCAGATAACACTAAACAGTGCTGCAGGAGTGCTAGCACATCGCCTTACGACCGCAAAGAGAAATGTGGCTGCTAACAATACTTGAATGAGCATCACCCAATGAGCCGCCATCAAGACATCTCCTGTGAGCCACGTCACCAGAGCACAAAACCCATAATGTGCAGGAGCAAGATAGCCCCTCATCGTTTCATAGATAAAGTCTCCCTGAAACACTCCAGGATTCAATAATTCATGAAAGGGGAACCATTGCTGCAACGCATCATCAGTTGTCCAGCCAGGATGAAACCAATAGGGCAAACTTTCGATAAAGTGATACAGGTATACAATGAGGAGCACAAAAAAGATAAAAGAGATGGCTGGGGTATTCACAGCA contains these protein-coding regions:
- a CDS encoding ATP-dependent RecD-like DNA helicase produces the protein MDKTRESKEEEITGSDLGTPSAQRPTSANSVMPRGVISASELQKGGGFQKNGGTNAPRREAAQHSTLKVNSQLEVIRGEVERVRFKKAESDFVIFELKAKDTLSSTVVVGNGADIAAGLEVIITGEFVTHPRFGAQFKARNISIVPPSSTDGITKYLASGVIPGIGPTLARRVAEHFGGETLNILERTPERIQEVSGIGSSKAHAIATYLEENKSLHEITRFLTEHHIQPGLANRIYKRYGNRSIERLKQNPYLLARDVVGVGFRTADSVALRLGIELESPERHRAGLLYSLERARDDGHCFLPREALFSSCESLLETHPSLVDHEQRLRELLEEKLVSTRDEHVYLTSLAHAEEYIATFAVERLTPRKKMLLDELEMEKAIRRVEGDLAITFSNEQRKAVHAALSYRLLLLTGGPGCGKTTVTRAIVEALAEAGCNIALTAPTGRAAQRMSQVCNLPAKTIHRLLRFDPFTRRFIHNESFPIEQDEKQVDAIIVDESSMIDLLLAQSLFSAIPHNATIILVGDKDQLPSVGPGRVFGELLSITEIPTITLSQLYRREETSRINDIAYQINAGLDPQIPEPDGVTKSDAYFLERTDSEEAASTIERLFIEQIPKKFGIAPGDITVLTPSNRGPLGTIQLNERLQRAVLGQHDRAFTLTNSDISFYEGDRVCQRKNNYQIDEFGVFNGDTGTIVEIDDSGKELTVELWDGRLINYSENDIQQLTLAYALTVHRSQGSEIPCVVLALNESHYTLLERQLIYTAVTRAKKLLIVVGSRKSLSLASRRAQSKKRFSSLKGRIETILR
- a CDS encoding phospholipid carrier-dependent glycosyltransferase, yielding MNFGTSIQAKREKYKRFLSLIFFGVIAVFIGLTLGYPTYLTPHEDHHAFSSIARDGWIEDGATIRLPRLSQRGNRIDLSLKSWRPEGQPPALLSFELCGEEIKRLEVLQDTTVRLFLTGGCEPRTVVIRVFNPFTPGGADQRKLGVQLSGLSLGSKLGFPVVAPQVVLLITAFVLFLVLLALEIAPISYRVPVGLILLTCSGWLLSTLQLAPFSRLFPLWGVLCVMLFGASLAQTVLDEGNSVSAVDKQRRWGRACLVSLIVALGSYFRFSGISFGLPLNYHPDEVAKLNAVMRMYNSGTPDPNYFLHPTLLLYCTYGLNLAGHAFGFFSGAFQESLILSGRLVSALAGIFSIVLTYLIGKKLFSTRAGLLAASLLAVFPLHVTCSRYLKEDSLLTFFVLLSTLFAVYALRSKKSFWLVLAGIAAGCSASVKYSGLMSAVIPVLGALAIEGRWIPRDRKVWFALVLALVAVPLAFLVCSPYVLLNSTKFVEDFLFEQQHMQNGHLFAITPWSQYWMYHVERSLYKGVTAPPFFLGLIAFGFFLRKRNMPALLVIAVLLAFYFPAEYVKAKPAPQPERYILPCLPYFALLIGAFSDQMFAKKKSFLLVSGLSLFVPLFTTRILHQELVPDTRLQMARWIEREIPHGSRIYIDHKQYSPELSQEHFQVTYAPSDRIGQELELERLAAANFDYLLLSSLWFDRYFSQPRTDEFVRRRIERVLRDGELVHSVKSSGGTYGFHNPDILLFRLPKIPS